The Sporosarcina ureae genomic sequence CTATATTTGTTCAGTCATCCAAGCAGGGAAAACGGAGTTGGAAATCGCCAATGAATTGGAGTTTTTCATGCGGAAACAAGGCGCGACTTCGTCTTCATTTGACATAATTGTTGCTTCTGGTGAAAGAGGGGCTTTACCACATGGGGTAGCATCTGATAAAGTGATTGAGACAGGTGATTTAGTTACAATGGATTACGGCGCCCTTTATAATGGGTATATATCTGATATTACGAGAACAGTTGCGATCGGTGAGCCTTCTGCTAAACTTCGTGAAATCTATGAAGTCACGTTACGCGCCCAAGAACTGGGTGTAGAAAAGATTAAGCCCGGCATGACAGGTATCGAAGCCGACGCAATTACACGCGACTACATCAAGTCCAAAGGGTATGGAGAGGCATTCGGTCATTCAACCGGTCATGGCATTGGCATGGAAGTTCACGAAGCACCAGCCTTATCATTCCGCTCCGAAACGGTGCTTGTACCGAATATGGCGGTAACAGTGGAACCAGGAATCTACCTTCCTGGTATTGGCGGAGTGCGGATCGAAGATGATATACTGATCACAGAAACAGGTAATGAACGTTTGACAAAGTCTACTAAAGAACTGCTTATTTTATAATCGGTTGAAAATGGAGGAATACGAATGATTTCAGTAAACGAATTTC encodes the following:
- a CDS encoding M24 family metallopeptidase yields the protein MLKIEQLRKLLKEQQLDALVITNPYNRRYMTNFTGSAGTAIVSQVDAVFITDFRYMEQANDQLTGYRIVQHTGTMIQEVANQVKEMKIDTLGFEKEDLSYSQFEVYNEHVKAKLVPVAGLIEKLRLIKTPEEIEVLKQAAAIADAAFVYICSVIQAGKTELEIANELEFFMRKQGATSSSFDIIVASGERGALPHGVASDKVIETGDLVTMDYGALYNGYISDITRTVAIGEPSAKLREIYEVTLRAQELGVEKIKPGMTGIEADAITRDYIKSKGYGEAFGHSTGHGIGMEVHEAPALSFRSETVLVPNMAVTVEPGIYLPGIGGVRIEDDILITETGNERLTKSTKELLIL